A genomic stretch from Candidatus Gorgyraea atricola includes:
- a CDS encoding cation:proton antiporter, whose product MLEYISHILDKISFYHINVLFLLGLALFGGTIGGRIFQKMRIPQVVGYIIIGILIGQSGLKIVGADIIEALRPFNYFALGLIGFMVGGELKKEIFSKYGKQFSYILLSEGIAPFLLVSIATGIMGSFLFGPSPFVWGLALLLGAISSATDPATTTSVLKEYKTRGPLTTTILGIVALDDGLALLLFAIASSIAGTLIGHGDASTWISIIHPFYEIGGAIIIGILSGLVLVKMLRRYSEKERVLAFCISTVLLVTGLSVAANVSMLLAVMTLGVMVVNLAPRKSKEAFSLVESFTPPIYVLFFVLVGAKLTLGHLTPSIFLLVFVYLFCGMFGKMIGASIGARLSKAPKTVIKYLPFSLFSQAGVAIGLSILAAQHFPGHIGNTLVIIITTTTFVTQIIGPPFTKFAAIKSGEAGLNITEEDIIKSSKAEDFMDKNPPIIYENMHLQDILQIFSENDSLYYPMVDKEKRLQGIITVEGIKQTFLETAMSGLILALDLMEPVVAKTTCDTPMSDIIDLLNRYNLEYLPVVDKANKIQGFIERKKLNKFISTKIIELQKQTDSLG is encoded by the coding sequence ATGTTAGAATATATTAGTCATATTTTAGACAAGATTTCTTTTTATCACATTAATGTGCTGTTTCTTTTGGGCCTGGCGCTATTTGGGGGTACCATAGGCGGCCGTATTTTCCAGAAGATGCGAATTCCCCAGGTCGTAGGATACATAATAATCGGTATTTTAATAGGCCAGTCAGGATTAAAGATCGTTGGAGCGGATATCATAGAAGCACTGAGGCCATTTAATTATTTCGCGCTGGGGCTTATAGGTTTTATGGTAGGAGGCGAATTAAAGAAAGAGATATTTTCTAAATATGGAAAGCAGTTCAGCTATATCCTTCTCAGCGAAGGCATTGCGCCGTTTTTATTGGTAAGCATCGCTACAGGTATTATGGGGAGTTTTTTATTTGGGCCTTCGCCTTTTGTATGGGGGCTTGCGCTTCTTTTGGGAGCTATCTCATCCGCGACAGATCCAGCCACAACCACATCTGTACTTAAGGAATATAAAACACGAGGCCCTCTGACCACCACTATCTTAGGAATCGTTGCCCTGGACGATGGCCTGGCCCTATTATTGTTCGCGATCGCATCCAGCATAGCAGGTACTTTAATAGGCCATGGCGATGCAAGTACATGGATTTCAATCATCCACCCGTTTTATGAAATAGGCGGCGCTATTATTATAGGTATCTTATCAGGATTGGTTTTAGTAAAGATGCTCAGGAGATATTCAGAGAAAGAAAGGGTGCTTGCCTTTTGTATCTCTACAGTGCTTTTGGTAACTGGATTGTCAGTAGCGGCAAATGTAAGCATGCTTTTAGCTGTTATGACATTAGGCGTCATGGTTGTGAATCTCGCGCCTCGTAAGAGCAAAGAGGCCTTTAGCCTGGTAGAGAGTTTTACGCCGCCGATCTATGTCTTATTCTTTGTGCTTGTAGGCGCAAAACTGACGCTTGGCCATCTTACACCGTCTATTTTTCTCCTGGTCTTTGTATATCTTTTCTGCGGGATGTTCGGCAAGATGATAGGCGCTAGTATTGGCGCGCGTCTATCAAAGGCGCCAAAGACAGTTATAAAGTACCTTCCTTTTTCTCTTTTTAGCCAGGCAGGGGTTGCCATCGGGTTATCCATACTGGCTGCGCAGCATTTTCCAGGCCATATTGGCAATACCCTCGTAATTATCATAACGACCACTACTTTTGTGACACAGATCATAGGCCCTCCTTTTACTAAATTCGCAGCCATAAAATCAGGAGAGGCAGGGTTGAATATTACAGAAGAGGATATAATAAAGAGCTCAAAGGCAGAGGATTTTATGGATAAAAACCCGCCCATTATATATGAGAATATGCACCTGCAGGATATACTGCAGATCTTTAGCGAAAATGACAGTCTGTACTATCCCATGGTGGACAAAGAGAAAAGACTCCAGGGCATAATAACTGTTGAGGGCATAAAACAAACATTTTTGGAAACAGCTATGAGCGGCCTCATTCTAGCGCTGGATTTAATGGAGCCAGTAGTCGCGAAGACAACATGTGATACCCCCATGTCTGATATAATAGACCTCTTAAATAGATACAACCTCGAATATCTCCCTGTGGTGGATAAAGCAAACAAGATACAAGGCTTTATAGAACGCAAAAAGCTAAATAAATTCATATCTACTAAGATCATAGAACTGCAAAAACAAACTGATTCTCTTGGATAG
- the lpxA gene encoding acyl-ACP--UDP-N-acetylglucosamine O-acyltransferase: MTIHPTAIIDKKAKLADDVEVGPYAIVGPSVEIGSKTTIGGHAVVDGNTTIGKGCSIFTGAVIGSPPQDLKYKGAKSFLKIGENNIIREYVTMNPSTDEGGVTSIGDGNLFMAYSHVAHDCKIGSDCVIANSGTLAGHVTLEDKVVIGGLTAIHQFVRIGKMAIIGGCSKVVQDIPPFSTCDGHPARVYALNLVGLRRSGVSKDAQASLKKAFKILFHSGLTFKTGAEKVKQEIPSCGEVQYLLDFIKGSKRGMCRGEENRSNSR, translated from the coding sequence ATGACAATTCATCCGACAGCAATTATAGATAAAAAGGCGAAATTGGCCGACGATGTAGAAGTCGGCCCTTATGCTATTGTAGGTCCTTCAGTGGAAATAGGGAGTAAGACCACTATAGGAGGCCATGCGGTAGTTGATGGCAATACTACTATTGGCAAGGGCTGCTCTATTTTCACAGGCGCAGTAATAGGGAGCCCTCCTCAGGATCTTAAATATAAAGGCGCAAAGAGCTTTTTGAAGATAGGGGAGAATAATATTATCAGAGAATATGTAACTATGAATCCAAGCACAGATGAGGGAGGAGTTACATCTATAGGAGACGGAAATCTTTTCATGGCCTATTCTCATGTGGCGCATGATTGCAAGATCGGCAGCGACTGTGTTATCGCGAATTCAGGAACACTCGCAGGACACGTGACGCTGGAAGATAAAGTAGTGATAGGCGGACTCACTGCCATACATCAGTTTGTGCGCATAGGTAAGATGGCGATTATAGGCGGATGTTCAAAGGTAGTGCAGGATATTCCGCCTTTTTCTACTTGTGACGGGCATCCAGCAAGGGTGTATGCCTTGAACCTGGTGGGACTGAGGCGTTCAGGTGTGTCAAAGGATGCTCAAGCCTCGCTCAAAAAGGCCTTTAAGATCTTATTTCATTCCGGGCTTACATTTAAAACCGGCGCAGAGAAAGTAAAGCAGGAAATACCGAGCTGTGGAGAAGTGCAGTATCTATTGGATTTTATAAAAGGATCAAAGAGGGGCATGTGCAGGGGTGAAGAGAATAGGTCTAATAGCAGGTAA
- a CDS encoding DUF3108 domain-containing protein encodes MRKISIVVILIVYCCGLAHAAPPFAKGEKLTYNVKYKALKVGTSVLTFHGEKDLGNKKAYHITFSTKIPSLKDTEELYADKETFLPIEVHRTIKKRLGFGDRIKEVYDQENFRVDISSKSKLRKKNFSIQKDSPIHNAILLAYYYRTQDSFNKGDKFKIALPTFDFEVSFTGIEEIKTPLGKFQAYAFTSEPPRFRLWLSADEKRIPLKIHNPSTLGYSLIIKSID; translated from the coding sequence ATGCGTAAAATAAGCATTGTAGTTATTCTGATAGTCTATTGCTGCGGGCTGGCCCATGCTGCGCCGCCTTTTGCCAAGGGTGAGAAGTTGACGTATAATGTGAAGTATAAGGCCTTGAAAGTAGGCACCTCTGTCCTTACTTTTCATGGTGAAAAAGATCTAGGCAATAAAAAGGCCTATCATATTACATTTTCTACAAAGATCCCCTCACTTAAGGACACCGAAGAGCTATACGCGGACAAGGAAACTTTCCTTCCGATAGAGGTGCACAGGACGATCAAGAAGAGGTTAGGATTTGGCGACAGGATAAAAGAGGTGTATGACCAGGAGAATTTCAGGGTGGATATTTCTTCAAAGAGCAAGCTGCGCAAAAAGAATTTTTCAATACAAAAGGATTCACCTATCCATAATGCGATACTCCTGGCGTATTACTATAGGACGCAGGATTCCTTTAATAAAGGCGATAAATTTAAGATTGCGCTACCCACGTTTGATTTTGAGGTCTCATTTACCGGCATAGAAGAGATAAAGACCCCTCTTGGAAAATTCCAGGCATATGCCTTTACAAGCGAACCACCCAGGTTCAGACTCTGGTTAAGCGCAGACGAAAAACGCATCCCCCTAAAAATCCACAACCCCTCTACCCTAGGCTATTCCCTAATAATAAAATCCATAGACTAA
- a CDS encoding bifunctional UDP-3-O-[3-hydroxymyristoyl] N-acetylglucosamine deacetylase/3-hydroxyacyl-ACP dehydratase, producing MEQKTIKKPIELSGVGLHTGAEVHLKFKPAPTNTGINFIRVDVKDSPMIGANIHHMLDQDKSPRRTSIGRGSVEVHTIEHLMAALWAMGIDNLLIEIDGPELPGLDGSAIGFIETLKKVGIENQDLPKKVYQVRSPIWIEQDDAIIMVLPDNQFRVSYTLNYEHPLLKSQYLSFVLDENTFEKELASSRTFCLEREVSDLRKQGLGKGANYENTVVVGKKGVIDNDLRFDDEFARHKILDLLGDLYLLGYVIKGHIIAIRSGHPLNIKLVDKISAQREKIQAGGIKGVYVETEGNVLDSSDIQKILPHRYPFLLVDKIIELVPDKKAVGIKNVTMNEQFFTGHFPGTPVMPGVLIVEAMAQVAGVLMLNKKENVGKMAYFMSLDKAKFRKTVVPGDQLRLEVNVVKLKSKIGHVHTRALVDGQVVSEANLMFALVDA from the coding sequence ATGGAACAGAAAACAATAAAAAAACCAATAGAGCTTAGTGGCGTCGGTCTTCATACAGGTGCTGAGGTACATCTTAAATTTAAACCTGCGCCTACGAATACAGGCATAAACTTCATAAGAGTAGACGTGAAAGATTCTCCTATGATAGGGGCGAATATCCACCATATGCTGGATCAGGATAAAAGCCCCAGGCGCACGTCCATTGGCAGAGGTTCAGTAGAGGTGCACACAATAGAACATCTAATGGCAGCATTATGGGCCATGGGCATAGATAATCTTCTTATTGAGATAGATGGTCCAGAGCTTCCAGGCCTGGATGGCAGCGCAATCGGTTTTATCGAGACACTGAAAAAGGTTGGCATAGAAAATCAGGACCTGCCAAAAAAGGTGTATCAGGTGCGTTCCCCTATCTGGATAGAGCAGGATGACGCCATAATCATGGTCTTGCCTGATAATCAATTCAGGGTATCCTATACATTGAATTACGAACACCCTCTTCTAAAGTCGCAGTATCTTTCTTTTGTGTTGGATGAAAATACTTTTGAAAAAGAACTGGCTTCTTCAAGGACCTTTTGTCTTGAGAGGGAGGTCAGTGATTTGAGGAAACAGGGGCTTGGCAAGGGCGCAAACTACGAGAATACCGTCGTGGTGGGCAAGAAAGGTGTTATAGATAATGATTTGAGGTTTGACGATGAATTCGCAAGGCATAAGATACTGGATTTATTGGGGGATTTATATCTATTGGGGTATGTGATAAAAGGTCATATAATAGCAATACGCAGTGGCCACCCTTTAAATATAAAGCTTGTTGATAAGATAAGCGCGCAGAGAGAAAAAATACAGGCTGGCGGCATAAAGGGCGTGTATGTTGAGACAGAAGGTAATGTTCTGGACTCCAGTGATATCCAAAAGATCCTGCCGCATCGCTATCCATTCTTGCTTGTCGATAAGATCATAGAGCTTGTGCCGGATAAAAAGGCAGTCGGGATCAAGAATGTCACAATGAACGAGCAATTCTTTACAGGGCATTTTCCAGGGACACCTGTTATGCCAGGCGTGTTGATTGTTGAGGCAATGGCGCAGGTGGCAGGCGTATTGATGTTGAATAAAAAAGAGAATGTTGGGAAAATGGCCTATTTTATGAGTTTGGATAAGGCAAAGTTCAGAAAGACAGTAGTGCCTGGAGACCAATTACGGCTCGAGGTAAACGTAGTTAAGCTAAAGTCAAAAATAGGCCATGTGCATACGCGCGCGCTTGTAGATGGCCAGGTCGTAAGCGAGGCAAATCTGATGTTTGCGCTCGTGGATGCGTAA
- a CDS encoding glutamine synthetase family protein yields the protein MTIKTKKDVLAAVKKHNIKFIKLWFTDVLGFQKGIAITKRELAKAMEDGMGFDGSSIEGFARIEESDMVAMPDASTFQLIPWRTEKDGLSARMFCDIVKPNGKPFEGDPRYILKKNLKKAKDMGFTYYIGPELEYFYFENPKNTIILDRGGYFDLTPLDVAQDLRRETVVMLEKMGVKVEYSHHEVATSQHEIDLRYCDALTMADNVMTYRMVVKEVARQHGKYATFMPKPIYGINGSGMHVHQSLFKGSKNAFFSKTDKSHLSDTAKYFIAGILKHVPEMTAVTNQWVNSYKRLIPGYEAPVYICWAQMNRSALVRVPMYKPGKEKATRVEFRSPDPAANPYLALSVMLAAGLEGMKKKYKLPKAAEDNIYRMTEKERERSGIESLPEDLYEAIKLTEKSKLVKEALGEKLFEYFIRNKYMEWDEYKAQVSKYEIDKYLPIL from the coding sequence ATGACAATAAAAACCAAAAAAGACGTCTTAGCTGCAGTAAAAAAACACAATATTAAATTTATTAAACTCTGGTTCACTGATGTCCTGGGTTTCCAGAAGGGCATTGCTATAACTAAGAGAGAGCTTGCCAAGGCCATGGAAGATGGTATGGGATTTGACGGCTCATCCATCGAAGGATTTGCCCGTATAGAAGAAAGCGACATGGTGGCAATGCCTGACGCTTCTACATTCCAGCTGATCCCGTGGCGCACAGAAAAAGATGGTCTTTCTGCGCGGATGTTCTGTGACATTGTAAAGCCAAATGGCAAACCTTTTGAAGGAGATCCGCGATATATCTTGAAGAAAAATCTAAAAAAGGCCAAGGATATGGGTTTTACCTATTATATAGGGCCAGAGCTGGAATATTTTTATTTTGAAAATCCTAAAAACACGATTATTCTTGATAGGGGCGGATATTTTGACCTGACGCCTCTTGATGTGGCGCAGGATCTGAGGCGTGAAACAGTAGTCATGCTCGAGAAGATGGGTGTAAAGGTAGAATACTCTCATCACGAGGTTGCTACGTCCCAGCACGAGATAGACCTGAGGTATTGTGACGCGCTTACCATGGCAGACAATGTCATGACCTATCGCATGGTAGTAAAAGAAGTGGCGCGTCAGCACGGTAAATACGCTACTTTTATGCCAAAACCGATTTACGGCATAAACGGAAGCGGCATGCACGTGCATCAATCTCTTTTTAAGGGCTCAAAGAACGCGTTTTTCAGTAAAACCGATAAATCGCATCTTTCAGACACAGCAAAATATTTTATAGCCGGAATATTAAAACACGTTCCTGAGATGACAGCAGTGACGAATCAATGGGTGAACTCTTACAAAAGGCTTATACCTGGCTATGAGGCGCCTGTGTACATATGCTGGGCACAGATGAATCGCTCTGCGCTTGTGAGGGTGCCGATGTACAAGCCTGGTAAAGAAAAAGCAACCAGGGTAGAATTCCGTTCTCCTGACCCGGCAGCAAATCCATACCTTGCCCTTTCTGTTATGCTGGCAGCTGGTTTAGAAGGCATGAAAAAGAAGTACAAGCTTCCCAAGGCAGCAGAGGATAATATCTATCGGATGACAGAAAAAGAAAGAGAAAGATCTGGGATAGAGTCTTTGCCAGAAGACCTTTACGAGGCAATTAAGCTTACAGAAAAAAGTAAGCTCGTAAAAGAAGCCCTTGGCGAAAAATTATTCGAATACTTTATCCGCAATAAATATATGGAGTGGGACGAATACAAGGCCCAGGTGTCAAAGTACGAGATTGACAAGTACCTGCCAATACTCTAA
- a CDS encoding GAF and ANTAR domain-containing protein: MSSKKSTKKSDTIGALSKISKAISSDLYLEDILKLIVTVTAEVMNSRICSLMLLDEKGQNLVIRATQTISEEYIKKQPLKKGQGIAWKVVQENKPVTVPDVLKESGYKHKDIAEKEGLVSLLCVPMAVKKRVIGVLNCYTSKPHKFSKIEVNILTSVANQAAVAIENTELMVRTKVIQEELETRKVVEKAKGILMRSEGLTEEDAFRTIQKYSMDRRKPMKEVAEAIIMMHDLRK, encoded by the coding sequence ATGAGCTCTAAAAAATCTACAAAGAAATCAGACACAATAGGCGCGCTTTCAAAGATTAGCAAGGCCATATCCAGTGATTTATATTTAGAAGATATCTTAAAGCTTATCGTGACTGTAACAGCTGAGGTCATGAATTCCAGGATCTGTTCATTGATGCTTTTGGATGAGAAGGGACAAAATCTTGTCATAAGGGCCACGCAGACTATCAGCGAAGAATATATAAAAAAGCAGCCCCTGAAAAAAGGACAAGGCATTGCCTGGAAGGTGGTGCAGGAAAATAAACCAGTCACTGTACCTGATGTATTAAAGGAATCAGGTTATAAACATAAAGACATAGCAGAGAAAGAAGGCCTTGTATCACTATTGTGTGTACCAATGGCAGTTAAAAAAAGGGTTATAGGTGTCTTAAACTGTTACACCTCAAAGCCTCACAAGTTCTCAAAGATAGAAGTTAATATACTCACCAGCGTGGCAAATCAGGCAGCTGTTGCTATAGAGAATACGGAACTCATGGTAAGGACAAAAGTTATACAGGAAGAATTAGAGACACGCAAGGTCGTTGAAAAGGCAAAGGGCATACTGATGAGGAGCGAGGGCCTGACAGAAGAAGACGCATTCAGGACGATCCAGAAATACAGCATGGACCGCCGCAAGCCCATGAAAGAAGTCGCAGAAGCCATCATCATGATGCACGACTTAAGGAAATGA
- the lpxI gene encoding UDP-2,3-diacylglucosamine diphosphatase LpxI (LpxI, functionally equivalent to LpxH, replaces it in LPS biosynthesis in a minority of bacteria.), whose protein sequence is MKRIGLIAGNGGFPILFAQEAKKKGVEVIAIGINEETAKELEGHVSKIYWLGVGELEKLFQVLLTEKLKEVVMAGQVKHKRLFENIKLDTGMQKLLAGTKDKKTDSLIGSIAKKLEQAGVKVLDSTTFLSDYLPKKGVLTKNNLDKRILDDIEFGRGIAKSIAGLDIGQTVVVKDKVVLAVESIEGTDETIKRAAKYGKDGIVVIKVSKPNQDMRFDVPIIGPDTISLLKDVKAACISIEAQKTLIIDKAETIKLADQSDIGIVAS, encoded by the coding sequence GTGAAGAGAATAGGTCTAATAGCAGGTAATGGTGGTTTTCCAATACTTTTTGCGCAAGAGGCAAAGAAAAAAGGCGTAGAGGTAATTGCGATAGGCATAAATGAAGAGACAGCAAAAGAATTAGAAGGTCATGTCAGCAAGATATACTGGTTAGGCGTAGGAGAATTAGAAAAATTATTTCAGGTGTTGCTTACAGAGAAATTAAAAGAAGTTGTGATGGCAGGCCAGGTAAAGCATAAAAGGCTTTTTGAGAACATAAAGCTGGATACTGGCATGCAGAAGCTCCTGGCTGGCACAAAAGATAAAAAGACAGATTCGCTTATAGGGTCGATCGCAAAGAAATTAGAGCAGGCCGGGGTAAAGGTCTTGGACTCTACGACTTTTTTATCAGATTACCTTCCAAAAAAAGGTGTTCTAACAAAGAATAATCTCGATAAAAGGATTTTAGATGACATTGAATTTGGCAGGGGCATTGCCAAGTCCATTGCTGGCCTGGATATAGGCCAGACAGTAGTTGTGAAGGATAAGGTAGTCCTTGCAGTTGAGTCTATTGAGGGCACAGACGAGACAATAAAAAGGGCTGCGAAATATGGCAAGGACGGCATAGTGGTTATAAAGGTATCCAAACCAAATCAGGACATGAGATTCGACGTACCTATAATAGGGCCTGATACGATAAGCCTGTTAAAAGATGTAAAGGCAGCTTGCATATCAATAGAGGCGCAGAAGACACTCATCATAGATAAGGCTGAGACCATTAAACTTGCGGATCAATCAGACATAGGGATTGTGGCATCATGA
- the queF gene encoding preQ(1) synthase yields the protein MTKYEGLQTKVRKLRTPKIEVWRNQYADKDYVVMLENPEFTCVCPKTGLPDFANITIQYKPDKWCVELKSFKLYMISYRDVGIFHEHVVNRVMDDLVASCKPRWLYIKGEFNVRGGIKTTVTSEYKRS from the coding sequence ATGACAAAATACGAAGGCTTACAGACAAAGGTTCGCAAGTTAAGAACACCTAAAATAGAGGTGTGGCGCAATCAGTATGCGGACAAGGATTATGTTGTGATGCTCGAGAATCCGGAATTTACATGTGTTTGCCCTAAGACAGGTTTGCCTGATTTTGCAAATATCACGATTCAGTATAAGCCTGATAAATGGTGCGTGGAACTCAAGTCCTTTAAGCTATACATGATTTCTTACAGGGATGTCGGCATATTCCACGAGCATGTAGTAAATAGGGTCATGGATGATCTTGTTGCATCATGCAAGCCAAGATGGCTGTATATTAAAGGTGAGTTCAATGTGCGCGGAGGAATCAAGACCACAGTTACATCAGAATATAAAAGGAGTTAA
- the lpxD gene encoding UDP-3-O-(3-hydroxymyristoyl)glucosamine N-acyltransferase, which translates to MKKTLTEIAAIVDGEIVGDEKTVVTGICGIKEAQKGDLTFIANSRYLSLMNQTKASAIITSRDVKSAPKPIVRTENPSIAFAKMVSLMAPNEVKKPKGIHPTAVIGEKVRIGRNVAIQAYVVIEDNVEIKDSTILYAGAYVGHHAKIGKNCKIYPYVIIRERVEINDRVIIHGGTVIGSDGFGFSTVKGVHQRIPQIGTVVIEDDVEIGANVTIDRARFEKTIIKKGTKIDNLVQIAHNVIVGEHSIIVSQSGISGSAVIGNNVTLAGQAGVIGHVTVGDNVVIAARAGVTKSIPSNACVSGYPAKPHTVAKRINACVQNLPDLYKKVRALEEEIEKFKGKGRE; encoded by the coding sequence ATGAAGAAGACATTGACCGAAATAGCCGCTATAGTCGACGGAGAGATCGTAGGCGACGAGAAAACAGTTGTGACTGGCATATGCGGCATAAAAGAGGCGCAGAAGGGTGACCTCACATTTATCGCAAATTCCAGGTATCTTTCGCTTATGAATCAGACAAAGGCATCCGCGATTATTACGTCCCGAGATGTGAAGTCAGCGCCCAAGCCTATCGTACGCACTGAAAATCCTTCTATAGCATTTGCCAAGATGGTCTCTCTTATGGCGCCCAATGAGGTAAAAAAGCCAAAAGGCATACACCCTACTGCTGTTATAGGAGAAAAGGTAAGAATCGGCAGGAACGTAGCTATACAGGCCTATGTTGTTATCGAAGATAATGTTGAAATAAAAGATAGTACTATTCTTTATGCAGGGGCATACGTGGGGCATCACGCAAAGATAGGGAAGAACTGCAAGATATATCCGTATGTTATAATCAGGGAACGCGTTGAGATAAACGATAGAGTAATCATACATGGAGGTACTGTTATAGGCAGTGATGGTTTTGGTTTTTCTACAGTCAAAGGCGTGCATCAGAGGATCCCCCAGATCGGTACTGTGGTGATAGAGGATGACGTAGAGATCGGGGCCAATGTCACGATAGACAGGGCGCGTTTCGAAAAAACTATTATAAAAAAAGGCACTAAGATAGATAATCTTGTCCAGATAGCTCATAATGTAATCGTCGGAGAACATTCTATAATAGTTTCCCAGAGTGGGATATCAGGGAGCGCAGTTATCGGGAACAATGTTACACTGGCAGGTCAGGCCGGGGTCATAGGGCATGTTACTGTTGGAGACAATGTAGTAATTGCCGCAAGAGCTGGCGTGACAAAGTCTATCCCTTCTAATGCCTGTGTTTCAGGCTATCCTGCGAAGCCACACACAGTTGCTAAGAGAATTAATGCATGTGTCCAGAACCTTCCGGATTTATACAAAAAGGTACGAGCATTAGAAGAAGAAATAGAAAAGTTTAAAGGCAAAGGCCGAGAATAG